Proteins encoded by one window of Mariniplasma anaerobium:
- a CDS encoding LptM family lipoprotein codes for MKKIKVLFIAIAVLLVLAACGSKTTATAEFIDVVVDQTSISFNVEITDLDNEITGSTVVYLYNTDGNIRNQKTIETEDDLLDIYFYGLETETDFTVKVIATVDRDALEIGVYEFKTLTSEVIVINTVEEFNAMIDNRNGNFELGQDIDFTDVEYISVFNTSSLAFGGVFDGNGFALKNINFERISMYTGVFGYVSSGIIKDTTFENVTIGTLAEPLTTTTSTRVGIVAGYVTSQTAEFENIVIKDSTIAFSTSSTIQAYIGAVAGEFKGTMSGVEITNTNISVTSTSFGTMKIGGSVALIGADADISEVISDANIDFSIAGTNIRDDDSSTMIGGIVAQHVTGANISDVIYTGDINVSLDYNTLPDTDRGIYTLFVGGLIGKANDSISNAYFSGSIYVDHEKNENEADVRKQFRIGGLIGFYESNKPSNQIARLDGGEIVLTISDDVLLDASQIFGFNRFGVASDKGVNGTENLSINGVTQVPEVGINKIDDLEAYFTSQWILDSLTD; via the coding sequence ATGAAAAAAATAAAAGTTTTATTTATAGCAATTGCAGTTTTATTAGTATTAGCAGCTTGCGGCAGCAAAACTACAGCAACCGCAGAATTTATTGATGTAGTTGTTGATCAAACAAGTATTTCATTTAATGTAGAAATCACTGATTTAGATAATGAAATCACTGGATCAACTGTTGTTTATCTTTATAATACTGATGGAAACATTAGAAATCAAAAAACAATAGAAACAGAAGATGATTTATTAGATATTTATTTTTATGGTCTTGAAACAGAAACTGACTTTACTGTAAAAGTTATTGCAACTGTAGATAGAGATGCATTAGAAATAGGTGTGTATGAATTCAAAACGTTAACTTCAGAAGTAATTGTTATAAATACAGTTGAAGAATTTAATGCAATGATTGATAATAGAAATGGGAATTTCGAATTAGGTCAAGACATTGATTTTACAGATGTAGAATATATATCAGTATTTAATACATCAAGTCTTGCATTTGGTGGTGTATTTGATGGTAATGGATTTGCATTGAAAAATATCAATTTTGAAAGAATTTCAATGTATACTGGTGTATTTGGATATGTTTCATCAGGAATTATTAAAGATACAACATTTGAAAATGTAACAATTGGCACACTAGCAGAACCATTAACAACAACGACTTCTACAAGAGTAGGTATTGTTGCAGGTTATGTGACAAGTCAAACAGCTGAATTTGAAAATATTGTCATTAAAGATTCAACAATTGCTTTCTCAACATCTTCAACAATTCAAGCTTATATTGGGGCTGTTGCTGGAGAATTCAAAGGTACAATGAGTGGTGTTGAAATAACGAATACAAATATTAGCGTTACATCGACTTCATTTGGAACAATGAAAATTGGTGGTTCAGTTGCTTTAATAGGTGCAGATGCTGACATCAGTGAAGTTATCAGTGATGCAAACATTGATTTTAGTATCGCAGGAACAAACATAAGAGATGATGATTCATCTACAATGATAGGTGGTATTGTAGCACAACATGTTACTGGTGCTAATATCTCAGATGTTATTTATACAGGTGATATCAACGTTTCTCTAGATTATAATACACTTCCTGATACAGATAGAGGTATTTATACTTTATTTGTTGGTGGATTAATTGGTAAAGCAAATGATAGCATTTCAAATGCATATTTTAGTGGATCGATTTATGTGGACCATGAAAAAAATGAAAATGAAGCAGATGTTAGAAAACAATTTAGAATTGGTGGACTTATTGGATTTTATGAATCAAACAAACCTTCTAATCAAATCGCAAGACTTGATGGAGGAGAAATAGTACTTACAATTTCTGATGATGTTTTACTAGACGCATCACAAATATTTGGGTTCAATCGTTTTGGAGTTGCTAGTGATAAAGGTGTTAATGGAACAGAGAATCTTTCTATTAACGGTGTGACTCAAGTTCCTGAAGTTGGTATTAATAAGATAGATGACTTAGAAGCTTATTTCACAAGTCAATGGATTTTAGATAGTTTAACTGATTAA
- a CDS encoding DUF2779 domain-containing protein, whose translation MLISKTRFINYIRCDRYPALDEIHREKNKAVVSFSEQDDLSDLMSKENEAKISVLLESMIDEHNEDILVKTNPQMETMLKYYNEIEMISGRIIERKFKGDTIYALDTFDQKRFEYELEGYRFYCFLDGYQEDKDTIRIFEVKSTTSKKFLDMTFKLDDQRLSVFEYSPESILMLREDLGLEVNEDYHKKLKKLRNRLSKEGRYFYDIAYQRYVLEHTLKTDKNVKYYLGVLNSKYVHQGLVDDQNKPIYSDDLITFIDVTEFTKSMMSIIEKDQKIVMDRLDEMNANPVDLGPHCQRKDSRECIFYPICYKNIPAKNSIFTYIDGHHGFKDELGEKHDRFDLINQGYLTAFDVPYNWLNREKNKVQRQVMDSKIAFMENHKIKAAIESLKYPIYHLDFETFPCPLPRFKGETPYTQSLFQYSIHIEHSPGVCHKDHDNYGFIAKTHDDLRRELVETMIDIIKDDGGSIMVYNQSFEQTRLKEMAKFFPEHQERLLDMVDRLVDLMDFVKGNKKFFKSLGFDDQQADGFCYYHNDLNGSFSIKKVLPVFSHLKYDGMPIGNGTDALVAYANFPFMEKKEFEQTYQDLLEYCKQDTWAMVEILDALRKQVN comes from the coding sequence ATGTTAATTTCAAAAACAAGATTTATTAATTATATAAGATGCGATAGATATCCTGCATTAGATGAAATCCATAGAGAAAAGAACAAGGCAGTTGTTTCTTTTTCTGAGCAAGATGATTTAAGTGACTTAATGAGCAAAGAGAACGAAGCTAAAATAAGTGTTTTACTCGAGTCTATGATTGATGAGCATAATGAAGATATTTTAGTTAAAACAAATCCGCAAATGGAAACTATGCTTAAATATTATAATGAAATCGAAATGATTAGTGGTCGTATTATAGAGCGTAAATTTAAAGGCGATACCATTTATGCACTTGATACATTTGATCAAAAAAGATTTGAGTACGAATTAGAGGGCTATAGATTTTATTGCTTTCTAGATGGTTATCAAGAAGATAAAGATACGATTCGTATTTTTGAAGTAAAATCAACTACATCAAAGAAGTTTTTAGATATGACATTTAAATTAGATGATCAAAGACTAAGTGTTTTTGAATACAGTCCAGAATCTATATTAATGTTAAGAGAAGATTTAGGTCTAGAAGTTAATGAAGATTATCATAAAAAATTAAAAAAACTAAGAAATAGATTATCAAAAGAAGGTAGATATTTCTACGATATCGCCTATCAAAGATATGTTTTAGAACACACGTTGAAAACTGATAAAAATGTAAAATATTATTTAGGTGTTTTAAATAGTAAATATGTACATCAAGGTTTAGTAGATGACCAAAATAAGCCGATTTATAGTGATGATTTAATTACTTTTATTGATGTCACTGAATTTACAAAAAGTATGATGTCTATTATAGAAAAAGATCAAAAGATTGTCATGGATAGATTAGATGAAATGAATGCCAATCCTGTAGATTTAGGTCCTCATTGTCAAAGAAAAGATTCTAGAGAGTGTATATTTTATCCGATTTGTTATAAAAATATTCCAGCTAAAAACTCAATATTCACATATATTGATGGGCATCATGGATTTAAAGATGAGCTTGGTGAAAAGCATGACAGATTTGATTTAATCAATCAAGGATATTTAACCGCGTTTGATGTTCCATATAATTGGTTAAATAGAGAAAAAAATAAAGTACAAAGACAAGTTATGGATTCGAAAATAGCTTTTATGGAAAACCATAAAATCAAAGCTGCTATAGAATCTTTAAAATATCCGATTTATCATCTTGATTTTGAAACTTTCCCTTGTCCTCTTCCTAGATTTAAAGGAGAAACACCTTATACACAATCTTTATTCCAATATTCAATTCATATAGAACACAGCCCTGGTGTTTGTCATAAAGATCATGACAATTATGGGTTTATTGCTAAAACACATGATGATTTAAGAAGAGAATTAGTTGAGACTATGATTGATATTATTAAAGATGATGGTGGATCAATTATGGTTTACAATCAATCATTTGAACAAACCAGATTAAAAGAGATGGCAAAATTCTTTCCAGAGCATCAAGAAAGACTATTAGATATGGTGGATCGATTAGTTGATTTAATGGATTTTGTTAAAGGTAACAAGAAATTTTTTAAGAGTTTAGGATTTGATGACCAACAAGCTGATGGATTTTGTTATTACCATAATGATTTAAATGGTTCATTTTCTATTAAAAAAGTATTACCTGTATTTAGTCATTTAAAATATGATGGTATGCCTATTGGAAATGGAACTGATGCGCTTGTCGCATATGCTAATTTCCCATTTATGGAGAAAAAAGAGTTTGAACAAACCTATCAAGATTTATTAGAATATTGTAAACAAGACACATGGGCAATGGTAGAAATACTTGATGCTTTAAGAAAGCAAGTCAATTGA
- the cysS gene encoding cysteine--tRNA ligase, with protein sequence MLKIYNTLSQNIENFEPHIKNKVNMYVCGPTVYGDIHLGNARPVIFFDVVKRYLTYLGYDVHFVSNITDIDDKIIEKAKALKISEKELTDDYTKRFIDMTLSLGSVLPDELPKATNFVEFMITYIKELVEQGSAYQTSSGVYFRVLSVKDYGILSKQNMDELNEGVRIDLDQEKENPRDFSLWKNTTEGLNYDSPWGKGRPGWHTECAVMNHEIFKTEIDIHGGGSDLKFPHHENEIAQTVAHDHHHLAKYWMHVGRLNVDEVKMSKSIGNITLVKDLLEVYEPYAFRLLMINHHYRQPINYTHDLMIQFSKEYDKIKRTLKKAFLMLSLENVDIKDVDEHIMNEFKDYMNQDFNIPNVITLVYDVLKQINKEKDIQRIALLYQSVKTMLDILGIMPLYSLEDETLIMYRQWEEARHQKNFQLADQLRDQLSKRGWM encoded by the coding sequence ATGCTAAAAATTTATAACACACTATCTCAAAACATAGAAAACTTTGAGCCACACATTAAAAACAAGGTTAATATGTATGTTTGTGGGCCTACTGTCTATGGAGATATACATTTAGGAAATGCAAGACCAGTTATATTTTTTGATGTCGTGAAAAGATATTTAACCTATCTAGGATATGATGTACATTTTGTATCAAATATTACTGATATTGATGACAAGATTATTGAAAAAGCAAAAGCTTTAAAAATATCTGAAAAAGAATTAACTGACGATTATACAAAAAGATTTATAGATATGACATTATCTCTAGGTAGTGTATTACCAGATGAACTTCCAAAAGCTACGAATTTTGTAGAGTTTATGATTACTTACATTAAAGAATTAGTTGAACAAGGTTCTGCATATCAAACATCAAGTGGTGTTTATTTTAGAGTGCTATCTGTTAAAGATTATGGCATTTTAAGCAAACAAAACATGGATGAATTAAATGAAGGTGTAAGAATTGATCTTGATCAAGAAAAAGAAAATCCAAGAGATTTTAGTTTATGGAAAAATACTACAGAAGGACTTAATTATGACAGTCCTTGGGGAAAAGGTAGACCAGGATGGCACACAGAATGTGCTGTCATGAATCACGAAATATTTAAAACTGAAATAGATATTCATGGTGGAGGTAGTGACCTTAAATTTCCTCATCATGAAAATGAAATAGCCCAAACAGTTGCTCATGACCATCATCATTTAGCTAAGTATTGGATGCACGTTGGAAGACTTAATGTTGATGAAGTTAAAATGAGTAAATCGATTGGAAATATTACTTTAGTAAAAGATTTGCTTGAAGTATATGAACCATATGCATTTAGATTACTGATGATTAATCATCATTATCGTCAACCTATCAATTACACTCATGATTTGATGATACAATTTTCTAAAGAATATGATAAAATAAAAAGAACACTAAAAAAAGCATTTTTAATGCTCTCTTTAGAGAATGTAGACATTAAAGACGTTGATGAACACATAATGAATGAGTTTAAGGATTATATGAATCAAGATTTTAACATACCAAATGTTATCACTTTAGTTTATGATGTCTTAAAACAAATTAATAAAGAGAAAGATATTCAAAGAATTGCATTATTATATCAAAGCGTGAAAACCATGTTAGATATCCTAGGCATTATGCCACTATATTCACTTGAAGATGAAACATTAATTATGTATAGACAATGGGAAGAAGCAAGACATCAAAAAAACTTCCAATTAGCAGATCAATTAAGAGATCAATTAAGCAAAAGAGGATGGATGTAA
- a CDS encoding Mini-ribonuclease 3, which produces MNGLTLAYIGDAYYELYIRRYLIDKKITNVNQLHKTAIKYTQGDSQSKIVMSFIETNELNEDELSLYKRGRNASGPGRKNTNAQTYHQATGFESLIGGLYLENLNRCDELIIKAIKLIESGDLNGKNS; this is translated from the coding sequence TTGAACGGACTAACATTAGCTTATATCGGAGATGCATATTACGAATTATATATTAGAAGATATCTCATCGATAAAAAAATCACAAATGTAAATCAATTACATAAAACAGCGATAAAATATACTCAAGGAGACTCGCAATCTAAAATTGTGATGTCATTTATTGAAACTAATGAATTAAATGAAGACGAATTATCACTTTATAAACGAGGGCGTAACGCAAGTGGGCCTGGAAGAAAAAACACGAATGCACAAACATACCACCAAGCTACAGGTTTTGAATCTTTAATCGGTGGATTGTATCTAGAAAATTTAAATAGATGTGATGAATTGATTATAAAAGCCATTAAACTTATTGAAAGTGGAGATTTGAATGGAAAAAACAGTTAA
- a CDS encoding HAD-IC family P-type ATPase: MEKTVNKKLNKNQSQDLKELIDGNGPKKQKGPKTIIKEDLIKMKGDPLGLHVPLDDEPRESLNVDRKIKSKDEIVVERYNPEINLGLTTEEVELRQMAGLANISDTGSSKSVTTIVTSNIFTFFNFLNFGIAAWLISVGASITNILFMGVITANITIGIIQEIRAKKTIDKLSLLSAPTAIVKRDSDEVEIGVFDVVIDDILFLSSGKQIPADAVVREGIVEVNESLLTGESDPIIKRKGDTLYSGSFIISGSCHAQVTAVGKDIYIQKLTNQAKKYKKPNSDLLGSLKIIIRTVGALILPLAATLFYLMWSQVEWAAGITFAEQLGTPEYQEIVIKTAGAMIGMIPSGLFLLTSMALAVGVIRLAQNNTLVQELYCIEMLARVDTLCLDKTGTITDGTMTVKSIIEYKNDSGVTLKNVVSAMLNAQNDTNLTSEALKERFGTAKRYRFKEIIPFSSSRKYSAVQFDRYGTFAIGAPEFVIREGFSQIASEVDKQSLEGYRVLVVGHTDGEIVDNKLQGKVKPIALIMIEDTIRPDAIETIEYFKSHNVDVKVISGDNPQTVSRISQRANIDNADKFISLEGMQDKEVVRSASRYTVFGRVSPHQKKLLIESLKNNGRTVAMTGDGVNDILALKEADTSIAMASGSEAARNVSHLVLLDSNFSSMPKVVSEGRRVINNVQRVSTLFLTKTMFSFLLAIVAIIRSGYYPISPSQLVLIDYLVIGIPSFFLALEPNNKQVKGKFLQNIIKAALPGALVVMINSLIIFGFEGVLAMDSIVVSTLIVLSATVTSLTVLFRVSAPFNKMRRTLFILMVAIFLFLVLMTPQFFDFAPFFRQDIMIAEPLTVSQILLLIVLAQATFPLMYVLTNMLGWIKTFIKTTLNKLADMQ, from the coding sequence ATGGAAAAAACAGTTAATAAAAAATTAAATAAAAATCAATCTCAAGACTTAAAAGAGTTAATTGATGGCAATGGACCAAAAAAACAAAAAGGGCCTAAAACGATTATCAAAGAAGATTTGATAAAAATGAAAGGCGATCCATTAGGTCTTCATGTACCTCTTGATGATGAACCACGCGAAAGTCTAAATGTTGATCGTAAAATTAAAAGTAAAGATGAAATAGTTGTTGAACGCTACAATCCAGAAATAAATCTAGGGTTAACTACAGAAGAAGTTGAACTTAGACAAATGGCAGGACTTGCGAATATCAGTGATACTGGTAGTTCAAAGAGTGTAACGACTATTGTAACGTCTAATATTTTTACATTTTTTAATTTCTTAAACTTTGGTATTGCTGCTTGGCTAATATCTGTTGGAGCAAGCATTACTAATATTTTATTCATGGGCGTAATCACAGCAAATATAACCATTGGGATTATCCAAGAAATTAGAGCGAAAAAAACAATTGATAAACTATCACTTTTATCGGCACCTACAGCTATTGTCAAGCGTGATTCTGATGAAGTTGAAATTGGCGTGTTTGATGTTGTTATTGATGATATTTTATTTTTAAGTTCAGGAAAACAAATTCCAGCTGATGCAGTTGTCAGAGAAGGCATAGTAGAAGTTAATGAATCTTTATTAACCGGTGAATCTGATCCAATCATTAAACGTAAAGGTGATACACTTTATTCAGGATCATTTATTATATCAGGCTCATGTCATGCTCAAGTTACCGCAGTAGGCAAGGATATCTATATCCAAAAATTAACAAATCAAGCTAAAAAATATAAAAAACCTAATTCTGATTTACTAGGATCTCTAAAAATTATTATACGTACAGTTGGCGCACTGATTTTACCATTAGCTGCTACACTATTTTATTTAATGTGGTCACAAGTAGAATGGGCTGCAGGTATTACATTTGCTGAACAATTAGGAACACCTGAGTATCAAGAAATAGTTATTAAAACTGCAGGTGCAATGATTGGGATGATTCCATCTGGATTATTCTTATTAACTTCAATGGCTCTTGCTGTTGGTGTTATTCGACTTGCTCAAAACAATACACTTGTTCAAGAATTATATTGTATTGAAATGCTTGCAAGAGTTGATACACTTTGTCTAGATAAAACAGGAACCATCACAGATGGTACCATGACAGTTAAAAGTATTATTGAATATAAAAATGATTCTGGTGTAACCTTAAAAAATGTAGTTTCAGCAATGTTAAATGCTCAAAACGACACAAATCTTACATCTGAAGCATTAAAAGAAAGATTTGGAACTGCAAAAAGATATAGATTTAAAGAAATCATTCCATTTTCTAGTTCAAGAAAATATAGTGCAGTTCAATTTGATAGATATGGAACATTTGCGATAGGCGCACCTGAATTTGTGATTAGAGAAGGCTTTAGTCAAATAGCATCTGAAGTAGACAAACAATCTCTTGAAGGTTATCGAGTATTAGTTGTTGGACATACTGATGGTGAAATTGTCGATAATAAACTTCAAGGTAAAGTAAAACCAATTGCATTAATTATGATTGAAGATACGATTAGACCTGATGCGATTGAAACTATTGAATACTTTAAATCTCATAATGTAGATGTTAAAGTTATTTCAGGTGATAATCCTCAAACAGTGTCACGCATCTCACAAAGAGCAAATATAGATAATGCAGATAAATTCATATCTTTAGAAGGTATGCAAGATAAAGAAGTTGTTCGTTCAGCTTCAAGATACACCGTCTTTGGGCGTGTGTCACCACATCAAAAGAAATTGTTAATTGAATCACTGAAAAACAATGGACGCACAGTCGCAATGACTGGTGATGGTGTCAATGACATCTTAGCTTTAAAAGAGGCTGACACATCCATTGCGATGGCTTCTGGTAGTGAAGCAGCAAGAAACGTATCGCATTTAGTTTTACTAGATTCAAATTTCTCATCAATGCCTAAGGTTGTTAGTGAAGGTAGAAGAGTTATTAATAATGTGCAAAGAGTTTCTACACTATTTTTAACGAAGACAATGTTTTCATTCTTACTAGCAATCGTTGCGATTATCAGATCAGGATATTATCCAATCAGTCCATCACAACTTGTTTTAATTGATTATCTAGTCATTGGTATTCCATCATTTTTCTTAGCATTAGAACCTAATAATAAACAAGTTAAAGGTAAGTTTTTACAAAACATTATTAAAGCAGCTCTGCCAGGTGCATTAGTTGTTATGATAAACAGTTTAATTATCTTTGGATTTGAAGGTGTTCTAGCGATGGATTCAATTGTTGTATCCACATTAATTGTTCTATCAGCTACAGTAACCTCTCTAACAGTATTATTTAGAGTCTCAGCACCATTTAATAAGATGAGAAGAACTTTATTCATCCTAATGGTTGCAATCTTCTTATTCCTTGTTTTAATGACACCACAGTTCTTTGATTTTGCACCATTCTTTAGACAAGATATTATGATTGCTGAACCACTTACTGTTTCACAAATCTTATTATTGATTGTATTAGCTCAAGCAACATTCCCACTCATGTATGTTTTAACAAATATGCTTGGATGGATTAAGACATTTATTAAAACAACTTTAAACAAATTAGCAGATATGCAATAA
- the rlmB gene encoding 23S rRNA (guanosine(2251)-2'-O)-methyltransferase RlmB, with protein sequence MIVYGKNVIREAVYAKRPFFNMYIDHKFSDYKFLTFLKDNDIRFERVSKERLNELTSNANHQGIVSNVQDYETYTLESIVKDDVLQRFIILDGIEDPHNLGAILRSAEATKLTGIIMSKKGQVQLNATVAKVSSGAIEHVPVILVSNINQAILKLKEHNVCVVGTDGNTDLTYEMMPLEKSLAVVLGNEGEGMRPLVKKHCDMLVKIPMYGKINSLNVSVAAALMMYKMI encoded by the coding sequence ATGATTGTTTATGGAAAAAACGTAATTAGAGAAGCAGTTTATGCCAAAAGACCATTTTTTAATATGTACATTGATCACAAATTTAGTGATTATAAATTTTTAACATTTCTAAAAGATAATGATATTAGATTTGAAAGAGTTTCAAAAGAAAGATTAAACGAACTTACCTCAAATGCTAATCATCAAGGTATTGTTTCAAATGTTCAAGATTATGAAACTTATACATTAGAAAGTATTGTTAAAGATGATGTTTTACAAAGATTTATCATATTAGATGGTATTGAAGATCCGCATAATTTAGGAGCTATCTTGCGTAGTGCAGAAGCTACTAAGCTTACAGGGATTATTATGAGTAAAAAAGGACAAGTTCAATTAAACGCAACAGTTGCAAAAGTTTCTTCTGGAGCAATAGAACATGTGCCTGTCATCCTAGTTTCAAATATTAATCAAGCAATCTTAAAACTAAAAGAACATAATGTGTGTGTAGTGGGAACAGATGGGAATACTGATCTCACTTATGAAATGATGCCATTAGAAAAATCTTTAGCTGTCGTTTTAGGAAACGAGGGTGAAGGGATGAGACCTTTAGTTAAAAAGCATTGTGATATGTTGGTTAAAATTCCAATGTATGGAAAAATCAATTCATTAAATGTTAGCGTCGCAGCGGCGTTAATGATGTATAAGATGATCTAA
- a CDS encoding sigma-70 family RNA polymerase sigma factor — protein sequence MIYKIMNDYELVYLIRTQRDSIAFDFLFLKYKKFIWKYIHLMRIEYKEQDDFFQEGILTLYKAVETFDESKNKTFTRYFELILRRHFYHLIYKLPKYMLYEDSNFMSCFGYEEKTDDIDLIDSCSLFEKSIYQYYFIEKQAVQKISDKLACEPKKIYNAIFRIKEKYKNMI from the coding sequence ATGATATATAAAATCATGAACGATTATGAACTTGTGTATTTAATAAGAACACAAAGAGATTCAATCGCTTTTGATTTCCTCTTTTTAAAGTATAAAAAATTTATTTGGAAATATATCCATTTAATGCGTATTGAGTATAAAGAACAAGATGATTTTTTTCAAGAAGGCATCTTAACTTTATATAAAGCAGTAGAAACATTTGATGAATCAAAAAACAAAACATTTACTAGATATTTTGAACTTATATTAAGAAGACATTTTTATCATTTGATATATAAGCTGCCAAAATATATGTTATATGAAGATTCAAATTTCATGTCTTGTTTTGGTTACGAAGAAAAAACAGATGATATAGATTTGATTGATTCTTGCTCATTATTTGAAAAAAGTATCTATCAATATTATTTTATAGAAAAACAAGCAGTTCAAAAAATATCAGATAAATTGGCATGTGAGCCTAAAAAAATCTATAATGCAATCTTTCGTATCAAAGAAAAATATAAAAATATGATATAA
- the rpmG gene encoding 50S ribosomal protein L33: protein MREKIILVCSECLSRNYTSTKNKQTQKERIEIKKFCPRCNKHTLHKESK from the coding sequence ATGCGTGAAAAAATAATATTAGTGTGCTCAGAATGTCTGAGTAGAAATTACACATCGACAAAAAATAAACAGACACAAAAAGAGCGAATTGAAATTAAGAAGTTTTGTCCAAGATGTAATAAGCATACACTACATAAGGAAAGTAAATAG
- a CDS encoding preprotein translocase subunit SecE has translation MAIKQKNEEQKSKLLEVLTTEYKWENLLLGILATISAALALMIISGNTLLQIRPDFPILGEGNNGLIFAWVLFVISIFGLILVIYPFFLPAIPELRKISWAKWPKFLDNAVRVLIFLFILTGVIFLYNMLIIRLLGGIL, from the coding sequence ATGGCAATCAAACAAAAAAATGAAGAACAAAAAAGTAAATTACTTGAGGTTCTAACAACAGAATATAAATGGGAGAATTTATTATTAGGAATCCTAGCTACGATTTCAGCAGCTTTAGCCCTAATGATTATTAGTGGTAATACATTACTACAAATTAGACCAGATTTTCCAATATTAGGTGAAGGAAACAACGGGCTAATCTTTGCTTGGGTTTTATTTGTAATCTCAATTTTTGGGCTTATCTTAGTTATTTATCCATTCTTTTTACCAGCAATTCCAGAACTTAGAAAAATCTCTTGGGCAAAATGGCCTAAATTTTTAGATAATGCAGTTAGAGTTCTAATTTTCTTATTCATATTAACAGGAGTTATCTTCTTATATAATATGCTTATCATTAGACTGTTAGGTGGAATTCTATGA
- the nusG gene encoding transcription termination/antitermination protein NusG: MSQKVRWYIIQTYSGYENAVKLDLERRVESMGMGDFIFRVIVPEETVIEKKADGKEKEKVKQLFPGYVFVEMEVTDESWFVVRNTPRVTGFLGSSGGGTKPVPLAADEINQILLKIGVISKPTYDHLLGKTVEIIAGAYIGLKGEVSTIDNDQEKVVVNIDLFGRATPTELDAHEVKELS, encoded by the coding sequence ATGAGTCAAAAGGTAAGATGGTACATTATTCAAACCTATTCAGGGTATGAAAATGCTGTCAAACTTGACTTAGAACGACGTGTCGAAAGTATGGGAATGGGTGACTTTATATTTAGAGTTATTGTTCCTGAAGAAACAGTTATTGAAAAGAAAGCTGACGGTAAAGAAAAAGAGAAGGTCAAACAATTATTTCCTGGCTATGTATTTGTGGAAATGGAAGTTACTGATGAGTCTTGGTTTGTTGTAAGAAATACACCAAGAGTTACAGGGTTCTTAGGATCTTCAGGTGGAGGAACTAAACCAGTTCCACTTGCAGCTGACGAAATCAATCAAATTTTATTAAAAATTGGAGTTATTTCTAAACCTACATATGATCATTTATTAGGTAAAACAGTTGAAATTATTGCAGGGGCTTATATTGGCTTAAAAGGCGAAGTTTCTACAATTGATAACGATCAAGAAAAAGTTGTTGTAAATATTGATTTATTTGGTAGAGCTACACCAACAGAACTTGATGCACATGAAGTTAAAGAATTATCTTAA